Proteins from one Cicer arietinum cultivar CDC Frontier isolate Library 1 chromosome 3, Cicar.CDCFrontier_v2.0, whole genome shotgun sequence genomic window:
- the LOC101502837 gene encoding pentatricopeptide repeat-containing protein At5g06540-like isoform X1, which translates to MIVSSLINEHFAASRLLSSFALSPFGNLTHASTIFSSIHRPNSFMWNTLIRAQQKQPINALSLYISMRRHCVLPGKHTFPFLLKACSSLSQPLLPCKQVHAHVVKFGLHLDCHVGNGLVRCYSVSDDLIDARYVFDEIPNRNLSLWTTMICGYAQNFCYNEALGLFERMVVDGFEPNGATLASVLSACARSGCLELGERIHEFMRVKRVEVGVILGTALVYMYAKNGAILMARKLFDEMPEKNVVTWNAIICGLASHGLVDDALSLFESMKKDGIVVPNDVTFIGVLSACCHAGLIDVGREVFCSMKVVYGIEPKIEHYGCIVDLLGRGGKLLEAEELIKGMPLKPDVVILGALLAACKNNGHTEVAERVVKEILTLEPHNHGVHVSLSNMYAEAGQWQEVLRLRKMMKEEKLKKAPGWSLVAT; encoded by the coding sequence ATGATCGTGTCATCACTCATCAACGAGCATTTCGCCGCAAGCCGATTATTATCCTCATTCGCTCTTTCCCCTTTCGGTAACCTCACTCACGCTTCCACAATCTTCTCTTCCATTCACCGACCCAATTCTTTCATGTGGAACACTCTCATCCGCGCTCAACAAAAACAACCCATAAACGCTCTCTCTCTTTATATATCCATGCGTAGGCATTGCGTTTTACCAGGTAAACACACTTTCCCTTTTCTCCTCAAAGCATGTTCTTCACTCTCGCAACCATTATTACCTTGTAAACAGGTTCACGCACACGTGGTTAAATTTGGGTTGCACTTAGATTGCCACGTGGGTAATGGTTTGGTTCGTTGTTATTCTGTTTCGGATGATTTGATTGATGCACGGTACGTGTTTGATGAAATTCCTAACAGAAATTTGAGTCTTTGGACAACGATGATTTGTGGGTATGCGCAGAATTTTTGTTATAATGAGGCTTTGGGTCTTTTTGAGAGGATGGTTGTTGATGGGTTTGAGCCTAATGGGGCGACGCTGGCTTCGGTTTTGTCAGCTTGTGCTCGTTCGGGTTGTCTTGAGCTTGGGGAAAGGATTCACGAGTTTATGAGAGTGAAACGGGTTGAAGTTGGAGTGATTCTTGGGACGGCGTTGGTTTATATGTATGCCAAGAATGGGGCGATTTTGATGGCGAGGAAGTTGTTTGATGAAATGCCTGAGAAGAATGTTGTTACTTGGAATGCTATTATATGTGGTTTGGCTTCTCATGGGCTTGTTGATGATGCTCTTAGTTTATTTGAGAGTATGAAGAAGGATGGGATTGTTGTTCCTAATGATGTCACATTCATTGGGGTTTTGTCGGCTTGTTGTCATGCTGGTTTGATTGATGTCGGTCGTGAGGTTTTTTGTTCGATGAAGGTTGTGTATGGAATTGAACCAAAGATTGAGCATTATGGATGCATAGTTGATCTTCTTGGGAGAGGAGGTAAGTTGCTCGAGGCAGAGGAATTGATAAAAGGGATGCCGTTGAAACCTGATGTGGTTATTTTGGGAGCTTTGTTGGCAGCTTGCAAGAATAATGGACATACTGAGGTTGCTGAAAGAGTGGTGAAAGAAATTCTTACTCTGGAACCTCATAATCACGGAGTTCATGTTTCTTTGTCGAATATGTATGCAGAAGCTGGACAATGGCAGGAAGTATTGAGACTGAGGAAGATGATGAAAGAAGAGAAACTTAAGAAAGCTCCAGGATGGAGCCTCGTTGCGACTTAA
- the LOC101502837 gene encoding pentatricopeptide repeat-containing protein At5g56310-like isoform X2, producing the protein MICGYAQNFCYNEALGLFERMVVDGFEPNGATLASVLSACARSGCLELGERIHEFMRVKRVEVGVILGTALVYMYAKNGAILMARKLFDEMPEKNVVTWNAIICGLASHGLVDDALSLFESMKKDGIVVPNDVTFIGVLSACCHAGLIDVGREVFCSMKVVYGIEPKIEHYGCIVDLLGRGGKLLEAEELIKGMPLKPDVVILGALLAACKNNGHTEVAERVVKEILTLEPHNHGVHVSLSNMYAEAGQWQEVLRLRKMMKEEKLKKAPGWSLVAT; encoded by the coding sequence ATGATTTGTGGGTATGCGCAGAATTTTTGTTATAATGAGGCTTTGGGTCTTTTTGAGAGGATGGTTGTTGATGGGTTTGAGCCTAATGGGGCGACGCTGGCTTCGGTTTTGTCAGCTTGTGCTCGTTCGGGTTGTCTTGAGCTTGGGGAAAGGATTCACGAGTTTATGAGAGTGAAACGGGTTGAAGTTGGAGTGATTCTTGGGACGGCGTTGGTTTATATGTATGCCAAGAATGGGGCGATTTTGATGGCGAGGAAGTTGTTTGATGAAATGCCTGAGAAGAATGTTGTTACTTGGAATGCTATTATATGTGGTTTGGCTTCTCATGGGCTTGTTGATGATGCTCTTAGTTTATTTGAGAGTATGAAGAAGGATGGGATTGTTGTTCCTAATGATGTCACATTCATTGGGGTTTTGTCGGCTTGTTGTCATGCTGGTTTGATTGATGTCGGTCGTGAGGTTTTTTGTTCGATGAAGGTTGTGTATGGAATTGAACCAAAGATTGAGCATTATGGATGCATAGTTGATCTTCTTGGGAGAGGAGGTAAGTTGCTCGAGGCAGAGGAATTGATAAAAGGGATGCCGTTGAAACCTGATGTGGTTATTTTGGGAGCTTTGTTGGCAGCTTGCAAGAATAATGGACATACTGAGGTTGCTGAAAGAGTGGTGAAAGAAATTCTTACTCTGGAACCTCATAATCACGGAGTTCATGTTTCTTTGTCGAATATGTATGCAGAAGCTGGACAATGGCAGGAAGTATTGAGACTGAGGAAGATGATGAAAGAAGAGAAACTTAAGAAAGCTCCAGGATGGAGCCTCGTTGCGACTTAA